In Neomonachus schauinslandi chromosome 6, ASM220157v2, whole genome shotgun sequence, a genomic segment contains:
- the CENPL gene encoding centromere protein L, translating into MDSYDTSESTPRHSASSRLKDYFIGATPLQKRLESVRKLTSFIPTPPRRKIPQCSQLQEDNDPQKVAFLLHKQWTLYSLTPLYKFSYTNLKEYSRLLSAFIAAEKQKGLAVEVGEDFNIKVTFSTLLGMKGTQRDSEAFLVQILSKSQLPSENREHKVLWTGWFCCIFGDSLLETVSEDFTCVPLFLANGAETNTAIVGTWFQKTFDCYFSPLAINAFNLSWMAAMWTACKMDQYMAATEFLWSVPCSPQSLDISYAIHPEDAKALWDSVHKTPGEVTQEEVDLFMDCLYSHFHRHFKIHLSATRLVRVSTSVASAHTDGKIKILCHKYLIGVLAYLTELAIFQID; encoded by the exons ATGGATTCTTATGATACATCAGAATCGACTCCTAGGCACAGTGCATCTTCAAGGCTTAAAGATTACTTTATAGGTGCCACCCCTTTGCAGAAACGATTAGAATCAGTCAGGAAGCTGACTTCATTTATCCCAACTCCACCTCGAAGGAAAATTCCTCAGTGTTCACAATTACAG gaAGATAATGATCCTCAAAAAGTTGCATTCCTTCTGCATAAACAATGGACTTTATATAGTCTAACTCCCCTATATAAATTCTCCTATACTAATCTCAAAGAGTATTCTAGACTTCTGAGTGCATTTATTGCTGCTGAAAAGCAAAAAGGGCTTGCTGTGGAAGTGGGAGAAGACTTCAACATCAAAGTGACTTTCTCCACTCTCCTAGGAATGAAAGGAACACAAAGAGACTCTGAAGCGTTTCTCGTTCAG attcTGTCAAAATCTCAATTGCCATCTGAGAACAGAGAACATAAAGTGTTGTGGACTGGTTGGTTCTGCTGTATATTTGGAGACAGTCTTCTAGAGACTGTTTCAGAAGATTTCACCTGTGTACCCTTATTCCTTGCAAATGGAGCAGAGACGAATACAGCCATAGTAGGAACCTGGTTTCAGAAAACTTTTGATTGTTATTTCAGTCCCTTAGCAATCAATGCATTTAATCTTTCCTGGATGGCTGCTATGTGGACTGCATGCAAAATGGACCAGTATATGGCTGCTACCGAATTTCTTTGGTCTGTACCCTGTAGCCCTCAAAGTCTGGACATTTCTTATGCCATACATCCAGAGGATGCCAAAGCTTTGTGGGACAGTGTCCACAAAACACCTGGGGAAGTTACTCAGGAGGAAGTTGACTTATTTATGGACTGCCTTTATTCACATTTCCATAGGCATTTCAAAATTCACTTATCAGCCACAAGATTGGTCCGTGTTTCCACATCTGTAGCTTCAGCACATactgatggaaaaataaag attctGTGTCATAAATACCTTATTGGAGTCTTGGCATATTTGACAGAACTGGCAATTTTTCAAATTGATTGA